The window aaatgaccgtaacatgtgttgtagaggtacatggactttttaaagaaccataacatgtgtccatgtacctctataacacatgttatgggtgaGCGAGCTGACTCTGGCAAGATGGTCGCCCTTGTGCCGAAATTCCACTCCACTGGCCAGCAGTGCAGACGAAACATCTACCCTTTATTATGTAGATCTCTGGTCAGAATAGTCAGGGtcatgtgtatttcatttggctactcgtgttcaaatttcagagaataaaacaaacaaactcccataacttacaattatctgtatgtccatccaaccctaacccactgCAGGGGGTAGGTCTCTTTCTAGGGTGGAAGAGTTCAGGACCTTGgtctgaaaatcaaacaaaacaaaaagattacagataagaaaccacaaaaaaatacactactgcactacattacttgtgaacacaaaacagtgatgtcatagccccgcctttctctctgctgtcattcactgtcttgtgttgtgatggtttgacagtgttaccaaataatgttaattaattaactaaagtcagtctgaaaagacacagagatcacaaggacacgtccttgtccacacttcagacacagagtgatgattgaagatgaacagtgaaactgaattgtaataTAAGGCCTAATCAAAACCTtaactttttacttaaatatcttacagaagcccacaatcctcatgtggaggataaagtggtaggaactgggtggatggagggtctgtatgtgagtgtgtgtgtgtgtggtcacagtctCCCTTACATAGTTCTTATAgatttcctgattaaaacacacaaaactcaccatcatcatcatcatcatcctcagggcAGGGGGCATGTCTCTTTTTAGAGATGAGGTTAGagcttttgtctgaaaaaaaaaaaaacaaagatattttattaatctgtggagtaagtgaagtcaaagtatgtttgtcaagttcacaggaaatgacctcttgctttcacagacttctttcttttcttctgagaaggtttctgactgaaactcaggttctcatctacaacagaaacacataaaaatccataaacacacatcagtggaggttcatgtgtaaacattattaaacaattgttgaaaaaataatgaataataaagatattgggacataaagaaagatattgtacacaaataagacctgtttttaaaataataattataaacaataataacaatgataattatgacaagtaattcatacacttaagagaaaagtatcactcctgaagtttttttttttatataaaatccatgaaaacaaacaactcaccatcatcctcaCTGCAGGGGGCAGGGGAACAGAGGTCACGACCTTtatctgacaaaacaaacaaacccacagacattattccgtatgtgtgtgaaaggaaTTCACTGTATGTgagaaaaacaactgaaaatagtaaaaacatttcatttgtaactCAGACATTATTCTTACATTTGACAAGCAAATATTATAACCTTTAATAcactttttgaaagtgaatgaatgaattgctgAAGCTCTAACAGAGACAAGATAAAAATAGagtgagtttttagtttttcaaaccttaccttcatcctcttcatctgttTCTATCGgagaggtcacatgactctgtgtcGGTGTGGGACTTTCACCTGAGAAAAAGccaacagtcaaatattaatacagagtattttaaagaaacaattctGTACAGGTAGAAATAtgtagtttgtgtatttatcaAACTAGTGTCCAGCTATAGgtgttgacaaaaaacaacaacacagacagctgttacacaacaacatggtgtgtacataaaaacaacagtgtgtgtacatacataccaGACACAGAGGGATGGAGTGTGTTAAAGTTCCTCCCTGTTAAGGTGCTACTGCCTTGTTCCATAGCAAACAAAAGCTTGCTAATCTTTGCTATCTGAAAGGttttgtcagtctgtctgtaaaAGTCCCGGTGAACTCTGATGTCATGACCCATGAACCGAGCAACTTGTTCCAGCTCTTGTTCGTCAAGATCCAGGAGCTGGCAAAGTGTGGCCACCTGTTTTCTTAGTTTAGTTGACCTGAGGAGCTCAGGGTTTTCTGCTTTGCTCTCCTCTGCATATTTCCGCAGACAGTCGCAGCCACGTATGTTCGTCAGCACACCAGCTCTGGCAAAGAGGTAGGGATTTTCAGTGGGAACACCAGCTTCATCTCTCCATTTCAACAACACTTGGATTGACTCCATCatcctgtgtgtgaaaaaaacaggaacctTCTTCCCTCTTTTTCCTCGGACCTCGATGCGAGTCAGCTGTTTGCTCAGTTCCTTCTCTAAAGGAGACAGAGTGCTGTAAATGTCCTCATTGATAGGATTAGTGTTGACTTTTTTGTAGGCTTCGAGAGTCAAGCGCGATGCTTCTCCTTCACGACgcttattaaaaacaatcagcTGTGCCAGAATGCTCTCATTTAACACCTTGTATGCAGTCAaactcagctgctgctccagttCAGCTCTGGCTTTGTCTTCCACCATCCTGAGATGATCTCTAAGtgccatgacattttttgtgaGGTGAATGTCATCGGGTTTGTTCCACCTCTTCTCCTGCATGCTCTGGTGAGCAGATACCGCAACATGagttttccaatttttttccaACAGCTCCAAaaacttttttgcctttttttctgccAGGTCATCATCGTTCATGAGACTTTGCCCAATCAACACCTCCACTGCTCCTTTCAGGCAGAATCCCACTCTCACTGCTGTTGAGGGTTTCCCATATTCATTTTTGCTTGGACTGAATTCTGTTAATTTCTTGGCTGCATTGACCACAAGCAGAAATTTCTTGGGGACACATATGTCTTCCAAAGTCCTCACAGTACTGTCCATAGCTTTGGCAGTCAACATGAATCTACCAAGCTCCCTCATTCTTTGAGATATATAGTTGTGCTTGGACTTCACACGACCATGTTTTGCATACAGTGATTCCCCATAGTTGCAGATCAATGAATCGCCCCTGATGTGGAAGGACACGTCATCCTGtctcattttattaataatagcCTGACATCCACTAGATGAAGCCATTATAGGAAGCAGGCGTGCTGAAACACTCTGTACTGCCCCTCTGGTCTTTCTCTTGTTGTCTGTCTCACTGCTGGTTTTAAGTTTACATGATCCCTGGTGTCTCCACAAATCAGTCCTAGAAAACATGCCGTAGCAGAATTTACAAGGCAAATAGTGCCATGCAGATGTTTTATGAGACGGCTGCTTTACAGTTACTATCTGTCCTTTGCCTTCAGCCAGGACCCTCACATTGTGCTTAAAATCTCCTTTCCTTCTAATTTGTTCTAAAAGAACTTTTCTTTGTGGTGACTTTGATGCAAAGCTGAATGCATGTGCCACATCCTTTACCTCCATATGCTTCCTCTGCAAGTGCCTCGCCATCTTGTTATTTGGCTGATggcaatacaaacaataatgttttttgtcccatgatcttttgttgtcttttctttttgtacatgTCTTAACAGTCACATTAACACTAACTTCAGTTttggttgtctttgttttcttattttgccCCTTCACATACGTTcttaggttctttttttttctgattgtgaACTTGCCTTTGAGTGGATCTTCTTcctgatcatcatcatcctgatcttcctcatggtcatcatcctgatcttcctcatggtcaccatcctgatcttcctcatgAGCTTCTTCCTGGTCATCATCTTGTCCTTCTTCCCAGTCATCATCCTGATCATCTTTCTGATCCTCTTCTTGATCttcatcctgatcttcctcatagccatcatcctgatcttcctccTGTCCTTCTTTTTGATCTTCTTCTTTATTAAAATCTGGGTCATCATCCTGATCCCCACCCTGATCTTCTTCAGCCAATATTGTACTTGTAGATTTGGGCTCATCAGTGTCAAAGTCCGTGTCCACGTTTTCAACCACATCACTGGGTGTAGATTCATAATATTTGGGATCATAGTCAGGGTCCCTCACGTAACAGTCCACATCTGACCCCTCACTGGACATGTCAGGGGATGAGACCAGCTGCAAGTAAAACACAATCATGAGCATCTTCACTGAGCAGCTGGACCATCATTAACTCGTTAGTGACCTTGTTACCATGTCAGTCATCAGTCTAAACATTagaaatctttgttttaaaaacacaaacattccagAACATCAGTCACACTTTTCACATCTGGCAAAGCTACAGATCTTAATAATAATTAGCCTTTAACATAAAGTTAGCAAaagcaa is drawn from Solea solea unplaced genomic scaffold, fSolSol10.1 scaffold_37, whole genome shotgun sequence and contains these coding sequences:
- the LOC131453807 gene encoding uncharacterized protein LOC131453807, yielding MLMIVFYLQLVSSPDMSSEGSDVDCYVRDPDYDPKYYESTPSDVVENVDTDFDTDEPKSTSTILAEEDQGGDQDDDPDFNKEEDQKEGQEEDQDDGYEEDQDEDQEEDQKDDQDDDWEEGQDDDQEEAHEEDQDGDHEEDQDDDHEEDQDDDDQEEDPLKGKFTIRKKKNLRTYVKGQNKKTKTTKTEVSVNVTVKTCTKRKDNKRSWDKKHYCLYCHQPNNKMARHLQRKHMEVKDVAHAFSFASKSPQRKVLLEQIRRKGDFKHNVRVLAEGKGQIVTVKQPSHKTSAWHYLPCKFCYGMFSRTDLWRHQGSCKLKTSSETDNKRKTRGAVQSVSARLLPIMASSSGCQAIINKMRQDDVSFHIRGDSLICNYGESLYAKHGRVKSKHNYISQRMRELGRFMLTAKAMDSTVRTLEDICVPKKFLLVVNAAKKLTEFSPSKNEYGKPSTAVRVGFCLKGAVEVLIGQSLMNDDDLAEKKAKKFLELLEKNWKTHVAVSAHQSMQEKRWNKPDDIHLTKNVMALRDHLRMVEDKARAELEQQLSLTAYKVLNESILAQLIVFNKRREGEASRLTLEAYKKVNTNPINEDIYSTLSPLEKELSKQLTRIEVRGKRGKKVPVFFTHRMMESIQVLLKWRDEAGVPTENPYLFARAGVLTNIRGCDCLRKYAEESKAENPELLRSTKLRKQVATLCQLLDLDEQELEQVARFMGHDIRVHRDFYRQTDKTFQIAKISKLLFAMEQGSSTLTGRNFNTLHPSVSGMYVHTLLFLCTHHVVV